The genomic segment CCTGCGCCGCTCTTCACTCGCCCTCTTCCCCTGCTCTAAACTCCCAGCGGGACAAGGGGCAGGACATTCCGGGACTTCGGGCCAGACTCCGCGTCTGCTGTCTTGTCCCGCTTCCGGTCTTGCTGGCAGTTTGCGTGAAGCTCACCGGTGAGCTCTAGGGACTCGGGGGACGAGACTGAAGCTGGAACGGCTCAAGACGCTGCTGGCGTCTTAGAAGCTGTCTTTTCGGCAGTCCAAGCCCTGGTCTGGCCTGAAGTCTGCTCCCGTATCTGAAGATGCATCTGCCTTCCGTCTGCCTCGTATCCTGGTCGGAGTCTGGCAGCAACGCTTGCAACGCGCTGGAGGTGGTATATCGTGAAGGTCACGGACGAGCTGTTGCTTGAGACGGCGAAGAGATACGGCATCGCCCCTGGTAGTCTCAAGTCCCACGCCTTCGCCTTGTTCGACCAGGGGCTTTCCAGGGCGGAGGTGAGGTATCTGCTGATGAGGTTCAGGAACCCGGAAAAGCCGCGGGCGCTTGCGGAGACGATACGGAGGTACGAGCTGATGTGGCAGGAGCGGCGGGCGAAGGAAGGAAGCTGACTCCACCGGAAGGGCACCTAAGACCCAACCTCTGCCAACTGCGCCTCCTCCTCGGCCCTCGCTATGCGCTCCCTCGCCATCGCTGCCGTCTCGGGGTCCTTCTCCGCTCCGACGAACCGCCGTCCCAAGAGTCGGCACGCTACGCCAACGGTCCCGGTGCCGAAGCAGGGGTCGGCGACCAAGTCTCCGGGCATGGTGAGCTTCTCTATCAGGTACTTCACCGGGGTCAGGGACTGCTGCCACTCGTGGTAACGTTTGTCCATCTTCCCGCTCGGGAGCAGGTCCAGCAGCCACCCGCCCCTGCGCCCCAGTTCACGGCTCAACTGGGCTATGTTCCATCCCCACTCGTTTTCCCTGACAAACGGCAGGAGATAACCCTGGTAGACCAGGCCGCTGAATTCATCTTCCGGCGGGCCGGCCATGTTCTCGTGGTAAACCGTTTTCTTGTCGCCTTGCTCCGGGGCAACGTTTGGTGCGGCTTCCTGTTCGCCGGTCTTTTTTTCGCCGGATTTTACCTGCGCCTCTCCCCCGCTTGTCACCGTTACCGCGCATCCTGTGAACAGGCTGGCCAGAGAAAAGGTGAGCAACAGCAATAACAGCACGGTCCGAAATCTTTGCAACGTAGTCCCCCCAATTAGCCGGTGGTTTTACCCACGTCATTCGGTGACGCTACTCTTTAGTCAGGCCGGCCAAGATGGGTATCTACCGGAACCAGTCGCCAGGTGGAACCCCCGTCCGTGGTCTGCAGCAGTTCGGTGGCCCGGCCATCCGCCGTGATCAGCAGCAGCCAGCCCATTTTCTCTGTCACAAAGTCAAGCAGCCGCACCTTCTCGCCCTTGTCCAGGGCCCCGGCCAGGTCGCCGCCGGGTGCAAGGGCGGTCCAGTTTTCGCCCCCGTCGGTGGTGCGGTAAAGCTTTCCCCGGACAGGGGCCGCCAGGCCGGCGGCGTCGGGCTCTTCCCGCCAGGCCCACCAGTTCTTGGCGGTCAGGAAAAACGCAGGACCCGTTCCTGGAAGTGAACTCCGTACCTGCCAGGTCCGCCCGCCGTCCGCCGTAGTATAGAAGATAGTGGCGTAGTCACTGGTTTTACCGCTCTCAGGGACGAAGATTGCCGGGAGCACGCCGTCCTGGCCGCCAGCCGAGAAAAATCTAGGTGGGCCGGCGTCGAGTTTCCCGTTCGTCAGGTCAGCGGGCAAGGGAAGGTCCTGGGGCCGCCAGGTGCGGCCGCCGTCCTCGGTCATATAGAGGGAATGCTCCGGCGCG from the Bacillota bacterium genome contains:
- a CDS encoding DNA methyltransferase; this encodes MLLLTFSLASLFTGCAVTVTSGGEAQVKSGEKKTGEQEAAPNVAPEQGDKKTVYHENMAGPPEDEFSGLVYQGYLLPFVRENEWGWNIAQLSRELGRRGGWLLDLLPSGKMDKRYHEWQQSLTPVKYLIEKLTMPGDLVADPCFGTGTVGVACRLLGRRFVGAEKDPETAAMARERIARAEEEAQLAEVGS